The stretch of DNA CGACGTCTCCCTGCCAAGTCCCGCGGACGTGCCCGAGGGAACCGGCCAGTTGGGCAACAATCTCCTCCAGATCATCGCGTTCGCGCAGATTCTGGCCGGGGTGGGGCTGGTCGGCATCTGGCTGTTCACGGACGCCATTCCGACACCCGGCGGCTACGTCGACCTCGTGGCGCCGATGATCGCGCTGATTTTCGTCGGCATCGGCCTCTTCCTGTTCATGGTGGTCGCCAACGCCCGCCTCTCCGATCGGTTCCGAGCCGAGGAGTTCCGCGACCGGTTACGAGCCACCGGCGTCGAGGACGGCGACCGGCCCGACTTCCTGCCGCCGTTGGGCGACGAGGCCGAGGCACTGGAGGCGGAGGGGGAGGGAGCGGCGAAAGCGGCCGATTCGAGCACCGACCGCGTGTGAGGTTGCCGGTGGGGAGTCGGTGGGTTTAAGCGCATTCCAGCCTCAGTTTTGACCGTATGAAGAGGCGGGACTTTCTGAGAGTGGCCGGAGGATCCGCCGCCGCCGGGACGGCCGCGGCGACAGCCACCCCGGCCGCCGCACAGGCGTCGTTCGGCGGGTGGATGAGCGGCGTCGATAACTACAGCGAGGTGGTCGACGCGACCGGCCAAAGCGAGGTGGCGATCACCGTCGGCGCCCAAGGCAACGGTGGGAACTTCGCGTTCGATCCGGCCGTCGTTCAGGTGGATCCGGGAACGAAGATCGTCTGGGAGTGGAACGGTGAGGGCGGTCAACACAACGTCGTCGCCGAGGAAGGCGGCGAGTTCGAGAGCGAACTCGTCGCCGAAGCTGGCTTCACCTTCGAGCAGACCCTCGAATCCGAGGGCGTCGTGAAGTACTTCTGCCAGCCCCACCGCGCGCTCGGCATGAAAGGCGTCGTCGTCGTCGGCGAGATGCCCGGCGGTGGCAGCGAGGGTGGCGGCGGCGGTGGCGGCGAGGTCGACCTCCACGAACTCGGCGTGCCGATCCAGGCCCACTGGGTCGGTTCCGCGACGATCCTCGGCATCATCGTCTCGCTGATATTCAGCTTCTACGTGCTGAAATACGGCGAGTCACCACACACCGGCACCGGGAGGGGAGAGTAAATGTCATCCAGTGGAAGCACCTACGGCGATATTCACCGATACGAACCGGCCCGCGAGAGCACGGCTGCCGCCATCACGATCGTCCTCCTGACGGTCGTGGAGGTGGTGTTCGTGTTCATGTTCGCCTACGGCCTCGTAAGCGGCTGGGGACTGAGCGAATACGGCAACATGTTCCTCGGCGGCATCCTCGCCGTGATCTTCGT from Haloplanus salinus encodes:
- a CDS encoding halocyanin domain-containing protein, with the translated sequence MKRRDFLRVAGGSAAAGTAAATATPAAAQASFGGWMSGVDNYSEVVDATGQSEVAITVGAQGNGGNFAFDPAVVQVDPGTKIVWEWNGEGGQHNVVAEEGGEFESELVAEAGFTFEQTLESEGVVKYFCQPHRALGMKGVVVVGEMPGGGSEGGGGGGGEVDLHELGVPIQAHWVGSATILGIIVSLIFSFYVLKYGESPHTGTGRGE
- a CDS encoding DUF7318 family protein, with translation MSSSGSTYGDIHRYEPARESTAAAITIVLLTVVEVVFVFMFAYGLVSGWGLSEYGNMFLGGILAVIFVDLAFILALYRKEFLPDVVIVKKRRRKWEDLYIREEDVDGSALGDGAWDTVKRAIYPYYKR